A portion of the Pseudomonas sp. PSE14 genome contains these proteins:
- a CDS encoding organic hydroperoxide resistance protein → MQTIKALYTATATATGGRDGRAISSDGILDVKLSTPRELGGQGGEATNPEQLFAAGYSACFIGAIKFVASQSKKQIPADASITGKVGIGQIPGGFGLEVELNINLPGLDLAEAEDLVAKAHQVCPYSNATRGNIDVRLNVSV, encoded by the coding sequence ATGCAAACTATCAAAGCCCTCTACACCGCCACCGCTACCGCCACCGGAGGCCGCGACGGCCGCGCCATTTCCTCGGACGGCATCCTCGACGTGAAACTGAGCACCCCGCGCGAACTGGGCGGCCAGGGCGGCGAAGCCACCAACCCGGAACAGCTGTTCGCCGCTGGCTACTCCGCCTGCTTCATCGGCGCCATCAAGTTCGTCGCCAGCCAGAGCAAGAAGCAGATCCCGGCGGATGCCTCGATCACCGGCAAGGTCGGCATCGGCCAGATCCCGGGCGGCTTCGGCCTGGAAGTGGAACTGAACATCAACCTGCCGGGCCTGGACCTGGCCGAAGCCGAGGACCTGGTTGCCAAGGCCCACCAGGTCTGCCCCTACTCCAACGCCACCCGCGGAAACATCGACGTACGCCTGAACGTGAGCGTCTGA
- a CDS encoding MarR family transcriptional regulator: MAQPDTTCEALKLDNQLCFALYSTSLQMTKVYKPLLQALGLTYPQYIAMLVLWEGDGITVGEISARMLTDPGSLTPLLKRLEAEGLITRTRSQADERVVQLRLTDKGRDLRRQAESIPGCILASSRLTLEKLQRLQQELVELREQLQGP; the protein is encoded by the coding sequence ATGGCCCAGCCCGATACGACCTGCGAAGCACTCAAGCTCGACAACCAGCTGTGCTTCGCCCTCTACTCCACCTCCCTGCAGATGACCAAGGTCTACAAGCCGCTGCTGCAGGCACTGGGGCTCACCTACCCGCAATACATCGCCATGCTGGTGCTGTGGGAAGGCGATGGCATCACCGTTGGCGAGATCAGCGCGCGGATGCTCACCGATCCCGGCTCCCTCACCCCACTGCTCAAGCGCCTGGAAGCCGAGGGCCTGATCACCCGCACCCGCAGCCAGGCCGACGAGCGCGTGGTGCAGTTGCGCCTGACCGACAAGGGCCGTGACCTCCGCCGACAGGCGGAGAGCATTCCGGGCTGCATCCTCGCCAGCAGCCGTCTAACGTTGGAAAAGCTCCAACGCCTCCAGCAGGAACTGGTGGAGTTGCGCGAACAGCTGCAAGGCCCGTAA